The proteins below come from a single Panicum hallii strain FIL2 chromosome 7, PHallii_v3.1, whole genome shotgun sequence genomic window:
- the LOC112901008 gene encoding uncharacterized protein LOC112901008 isoform X11 has protein sequence MGVPVDSVKIRYSPFSRTTETARVVAGVLGIPFEGPSCAVSLGYPAVMGLRERYFGPSYELHSHDKEISQQLPLSRRHRNPAVWVFITSSFQFYQLLPQNKYAEVWAVDEAHPHMAPEGGESVADVANRLSAVLSSTETDFHSSEILIVSHGDPLQIFQAVLSGAKENTSFLDGVRDMKMKGTAVASVLSQHRKFALHTGEVRRVV, from the exons ATGGGTGTGCCGGTGGATTCAGTCAAGATCCGTTACTCGCCCTTCTCACGAACCACCGAGACGGCCAGAGTGGTTGCCGGTGTGCTCGGCATCCCCTTTGAAGGTCCTAGCTGCGCAGTGAGTTTGGGTTATCCT GCGGTGATGGGACTCCGTGAGCGCTACTTTGGGCCATCATACGAATTACATTCACATGATAAG GAAATTTCCCAGCAACTTCCCCTTTCTCGGAGACATAGAAATCCTGCTGTGTGGGTCTTCATTACCTCATCCTTTCAGTTTTACCAGCTGCTGCCACAGAACAAG TATGCAGAGGTATGGGCAGTAGATGAAGCACATCCCCATATGGCTCCAGAAGGTGGCGAGAGTGTCGCAGATGTTGCTAATAGACTATCGGCTGTGCTGTCTTCTACAGAGACAGATTTTCATAG CTCAGAAATCCTTATTGTCAGCCATGGGGACCCACTACAAATCTTTCAGGCTGTACTCAGTGGAGCAAAGGAGAACACATCTTTCCTTGATGGCGTGAGAGACATGAAAATGAAAGGCACGGCTGTGGCATCTGTGCTATCACAGCATCGTAAGTTTGCACTTCACACAGGAGAGGTGCGCCGGGTTGTGTAA
- the LOC112901008 gene encoding uncharacterized protein LOC112901008 isoform X1 produces the protein MHPPSQQGRAVFVPQIPRSKSYQFQPKVSTVAILGCCRQENGTKPEFGLAPQGFEQARAAGELLQKELEEMGVPVDSVKIRYSPFSRTTETARVVAGVLGIPFEGPSCAVSLGYPAVMGLRERYFGPSYELHSHDKEISQQLPLSRRHRNPAVWVFITSSFQFYQLLPQNKYAEVWAVDEAHPHMAPEGGESVADVANRLSAVLSSTETDFHSSEILIVSHGDPLQIFQAVLSGAKENTSFLDGVRDMKMKGTAVASVLSQHRKFALHTGEVRRVV, from the exons ATGCATCCTCCATCCCAGCAGGGCAGAGCCGTGTTCGTTCCTCAAATTCCCCGCTCCAAAAGTTACCAGTTCCAGCCCAAAGTTTCAACTGTTGCCATCTTGGGCTGCTGCCGCCAGGAGAACGGCACGAAGCCGGAGTTCGGGCTGGCCCCGCAGGGATTCGAGCAGGCGCGCGCTGCCGGCGAGCTGCTCCAGAAG GAGCTTGAAGAGATGGGTGTGCCGGTGGATTCAGTCAAGATCCGTTACTCGCCCTTCTCACGAACCACCGAGACGGCCAGAGTGGTTGCCGGTGTGCTCGGCATCCCCTTTGAAGGTCCTAGCTGCGCAGTGAGTTTGGGTTATCCT GCGGTGATGGGACTCCGTGAGCGCTACTTTGGGCCATCATACGAATTACATTCACATGATAAG GAAATTTCCCAGCAACTTCCCCTTTCTCGGAGACATAGAAATCCTGCTGTGTGGGTCTTCATTACCTCATCCTTTCAGTTTTACCAGCTGCTGCCACAGAACAAG TATGCAGAGGTATGGGCAGTAGATGAAGCACATCCCCATATGGCTCCAGAAGGTGGCGAGAGTGTCGCAGATGTTGCTAATAGACTATCGGCTGTGCTGTCTTCTACAGAGACAGATTTTCATAG CTCAGAAATCCTTATTGTCAGCCATGGGGACCCACTACAAATCTTTCAGGCTGTACTCAGTGGAGCAAAGGAGAACACATCTTTCCTTGATGGCGTGAGAGACATGAAAATGAAAGGCACGGCTGTGGCATCTGTGCTATCACAGCATCGTAAGTTTGCACTTCACACAGGAGAGGTGCGCCGGGTTGTGTAA
- the LOC112901008 gene encoding uncharacterized protein LOC112901008 isoform X4, giving the protein MHPPSQQGRAVFVPQIPRSKSYQFQPKVSTVAILGCCRQENGTKPEFGLAPQGFEQARAAGELLQKELEEMGVPVDSVKIRYSPFSRTTETARVVAGVLGIPFEGPSCAAVMGLRERYFGPSYELHSHDKEISQQLPLSRRHRNPAVWVFITSSFQFYQLLPQNKYAEVWAVDEAHPHMAPEGGESVADVANRLSAVLSSTETDFHSSEILIVSHGDPLQIFQAVLSGAKENTSFLDGVRDMKMKGTAVASVLSQHRKFALHTGEVRRVV; this is encoded by the exons ATGCATCCTCCATCCCAGCAGGGCAGAGCCGTGTTCGTTCCTCAAATTCCCCGCTCCAAAAGTTACCAGTTCCAGCCCAAAGTTTCAACTGTTGCCATCTTGGGCTGCTGCCGCCAGGAGAACGGCACGAAGCCGGAGTTCGGGCTGGCCCCGCAGGGATTCGAGCAGGCGCGCGCTGCCGGCGAGCTGCTCCAGAAG GAGCTTGAAGAGATGGGTGTGCCGGTGGATTCAGTCAAGATCCGTTACTCGCCCTTCTCACGAACCACCGAGACGGCCAGAGTGGTTGCCGGTGTGCTCGGCATCCCCTTTGAAGGTCCTAGCTGCGCA GCGGTGATGGGACTCCGTGAGCGCTACTTTGGGCCATCATACGAATTACATTCACATGATAAG GAAATTTCCCAGCAACTTCCCCTTTCTCGGAGACATAGAAATCCTGCTGTGTGGGTCTTCATTACCTCATCCTTTCAGTTTTACCAGCTGCTGCCACAGAACAAG TATGCAGAGGTATGGGCAGTAGATGAAGCACATCCCCATATGGCTCCAGAAGGTGGCGAGAGTGTCGCAGATGTTGCTAATAGACTATCGGCTGTGCTGTCTTCTACAGAGACAGATTTTCATAG CTCAGAAATCCTTATTGTCAGCCATGGGGACCCACTACAAATCTTTCAGGCTGTACTCAGTGGAGCAAAGGAGAACACATCTTTCCTTGATGGCGTGAGAGACATGAAAATGAAAGGCACGGCTGTGGCATCTGTGCTATCACAGCATCGTAAGTTTGCACTTCACACAGGAGAGGTGCGCCGGGTTGTGTAA
- the LOC112901008 gene encoding uncharacterized protein LOC112901008 isoform X6, with the protein MHPPSQQGRAVFVPQIPRSKSYQFQPKVSTVAILGCCRQENGTKPEFGLAPQGFEQARAAGELLQKELEEMGVPVDSVKIRYSPFSRTTETARVVAGVLGIPFEGPSCAAVMGLRERYFGPSYELHSHDKQLPLSRRHRNPAVWVFITSSFQFYQLLPQNKYAEVWAVDEAHPHMAPEGGESVADVANRLSAVLSSTETDFHSSEILIVSHGDPLQIFQAVLSGAKENTSFLDGVRDMKMKGTAVASVLSQHRKFALHTGEVRRVV; encoded by the exons ATGCATCCTCCATCCCAGCAGGGCAGAGCCGTGTTCGTTCCTCAAATTCCCCGCTCCAAAAGTTACCAGTTCCAGCCCAAAGTTTCAACTGTTGCCATCTTGGGCTGCTGCCGCCAGGAGAACGGCACGAAGCCGGAGTTCGGGCTGGCCCCGCAGGGATTCGAGCAGGCGCGCGCTGCCGGCGAGCTGCTCCAGAAG GAGCTTGAAGAGATGGGTGTGCCGGTGGATTCAGTCAAGATCCGTTACTCGCCCTTCTCACGAACCACCGAGACGGCCAGAGTGGTTGCCGGTGTGCTCGGCATCCCCTTTGAAGGTCCTAGCTGCGCA GCGGTGATGGGACTCCGTGAGCGCTACTTTGGGCCATCATACGAATTACATTCACATGATAAG CAACTTCCCCTTTCTCGGAGACATAGAAATCCTGCTGTGTGGGTCTTCATTACCTCATCCTTTCAGTTTTACCAGCTGCTGCCACAGAACAAG TATGCAGAGGTATGGGCAGTAGATGAAGCACATCCCCATATGGCTCCAGAAGGTGGCGAGAGTGTCGCAGATGTTGCTAATAGACTATCGGCTGTGCTGTCTTCTACAGAGACAGATTTTCATAG CTCAGAAATCCTTATTGTCAGCCATGGGGACCCACTACAAATCTTTCAGGCTGTACTCAGTGGAGCAAAGGAGAACACATCTTTCCTTGATGGCGTGAGAGACATGAAAATGAAAGGCACGGCTGTGGCATCTGTGCTATCACAGCATCGTAAGTTTGCACTTCACACAGGAGAGGTGCGCCGGGTTGTGTAA
- the LOC112901008 gene encoding uncharacterized protein LOC112901008 isoform X7: MHPPSQQGRAVFVPQIPRSKSYQFQPKVSTVAILGCCRQENGTKPEFGLAPQGFEQARAAGELLQKELEEMGVPVDSVKIRYSPFSRTTETARVVAGVLGIPFEGPSCAVSLGYPAVMGLRERYFGPSYELHSHDKYAEVWAVDEAHPHMAPEGGESVADVANRLSAVLSSTETDFHSSEILIVSHGDPLQIFQAVLSGAKENTSFLDGVRDMKMKGTAVASVLSQHRKFALHTGEVRRVV; encoded by the exons ATGCATCCTCCATCCCAGCAGGGCAGAGCCGTGTTCGTTCCTCAAATTCCCCGCTCCAAAAGTTACCAGTTCCAGCCCAAAGTTTCAACTGTTGCCATCTTGGGCTGCTGCCGCCAGGAGAACGGCACGAAGCCGGAGTTCGGGCTGGCCCCGCAGGGATTCGAGCAGGCGCGCGCTGCCGGCGAGCTGCTCCAGAAG GAGCTTGAAGAGATGGGTGTGCCGGTGGATTCAGTCAAGATCCGTTACTCGCCCTTCTCACGAACCACCGAGACGGCCAGAGTGGTTGCCGGTGTGCTCGGCATCCCCTTTGAAGGTCCTAGCTGCGCAGTGAGTTTGGGTTATCCT GCGGTGATGGGACTCCGTGAGCGCTACTTTGGGCCATCATACGAATTACATTCACATGATAAG TATGCAGAGGTATGGGCAGTAGATGAAGCACATCCCCATATGGCTCCAGAAGGTGGCGAGAGTGTCGCAGATGTTGCTAATAGACTATCGGCTGTGCTGTCTTCTACAGAGACAGATTTTCATAG CTCAGAAATCCTTATTGTCAGCCATGGGGACCCACTACAAATCTTTCAGGCTGTACTCAGTGGAGCAAAGGAGAACACATCTTTCCTTGATGGCGTGAGAGACATGAAAATGAAAGGCACGGCTGTGGCATCTGTGCTATCACAGCATCGTAAGTTTGCACTTCACACAGGAGAGGTGCGCCGGGTTGTGTAA
- the LOC112901008 gene encoding uncharacterized protein LOC112901008 isoform X8 produces MHPPSQQGRAVFVPQIPRSKSYQFQPKVSTVAILGCCRQENGTKPEFGLAPQGFEQARAAGELLQKELEEMGVPVDSVKIRYSPFSRTTETARVVAGVLGIPFEGPSCAAVMGLRERYFGPSYELHSHDKYAEVWAVDEAHPHMAPEGGESVADVANRLSAVLSSTETDFHSSEILIVSHGDPLQIFQAVLSGAKENTSFLDGVRDMKMKGTAVASVLSQHRKFALHTGEVRRVV; encoded by the exons ATGCATCCTCCATCCCAGCAGGGCAGAGCCGTGTTCGTTCCTCAAATTCCCCGCTCCAAAAGTTACCAGTTCCAGCCCAAAGTTTCAACTGTTGCCATCTTGGGCTGCTGCCGCCAGGAGAACGGCACGAAGCCGGAGTTCGGGCTGGCCCCGCAGGGATTCGAGCAGGCGCGCGCTGCCGGCGAGCTGCTCCAGAAG GAGCTTGAAGAGATGGGTGTGCCGGTGGATTCAGTCAAGATCCGTTACTCGCCCTTCTCACGAACCACCGAGACGGCCAGAGTGGTTGCCGGTGTGCTCGGCATCCCCTTTGAAGGTCCTAGCTGCGCA GCGGTGATGGGACTCCGTGAGCGCTACTTTGGGCCATCATACGAATTACATTCACATGATAAG TATGCAGAGGTATGGGCAGTAGATGAAGCACATCCCCATATGGCTCCAGAAGGTGGCGAGAGTGTCGCAGATGTTGCTAATAGACTATCGGCTGTGCTGTCTTCTACAGAGACAGATTTTCATAG CTCAGAAATCCTTATTGTCAGCCATGGGGACCCACTACAAATCTTTCAGGCTGTACTCAGTGGAGCAAAGGAGAACACATCTTTCCTTGATGGCGTGAGAGACATGAAAATGAAAGGCACGGCTGTGGCATCTGTGCTATCACAGCATCGTAAGTTTGCACTTCACACAGGAGAGGTGCGCCGGGTTGTGTAA
- the LOC112901008 gene encoding uncharacterized protein LOC112901008 isoform X10, translated as MHPPSQQGRAVFVPQIPRSKSYQFQPKVSTVAILGCCRQENGTKPEFGLAPQGFEQARAAGELLQKELEEMGVPVDSVKIRYSPFSRTTETARVVAGVLGIPFEGPSCAVSLGYPAVMGLRERYFGPSYELHSHDKEISQQLPLSRRHRNPAVWVFITSSFQFYQLLPQNKYAEVWAVDEAHPHMAPEGGESVADVANRLSAVLSSTETDFHRKQVGGTLQILKNK; from the exons ATGCATCCTCCATCCCAGCAGGGCAGAGCCGTGTTCGTTCCTCAAATTCCCCGCTCCAAAAGTTACCAGTTCCAGCCCAAAGTTTCAACTGTTGCCATCTTGGGCTGCTGCCGCCAGGAGAACGGCACGAAGCCGGAGTTCGGGCTGGCCCCGCAGGGATTCGAGCAGGCGCGCGCTGCCGGCGAGCTGCTCCAGAAG GAGCTTGAAGAGATGGGTGTGCCGGTGGATTCAGTCAAGATCCGTTACTCGCCCTTCTCACGAACCACCGAGACGGCCAGAGTGGTTGCCGGTGTGCTCGGCATCCCCTTTGAAGGTCCTAGCTGCGCAGTGAGTTTGGGTTATCCT GCGGTGATGGGACTCCGTGAGCGCTACTTTGGGCCATCATACGAATTACATTCACATGATAAG GAAATTTCCCAGCAACTTCCCCTTTCTCGGAGACATAGAAATCCTGCTGTGTGGGTCTTCATTACCTCATCCTTTCAGTTTTACCAGCTGCTGCCACAGAACAAG TATGCAGAGGTATGGGCAGTAGATGAAGCACATCCCCATATGGCTCCAGAAGGTGGCGAGAGTGTCGCAGATGTTGCTAATAGACTATCGGCTGTGCTGTCTTCTACAGAGACAGATTTTCATAG GAAACAGGTAGGAGGAACCCTTCAAATCCTCAAAAATAAGTGA
- the LOC112901008 gene encoding uncharacterized protein LOC112901008 isoform X2 has translation MEDSSGSSPSLAILRNRYWILRHGRSVPNESGLIVSSLENGTKPEFGLAPQGFEQARAAGELLQKELEEMGVPVDSVKIRYSPFSRTTETARVVAGVLGIPFEGPSCAVSLGYPAVMGLRERYFGPSYELHSHDKEISQQLPLSRRHRNPAVWVFITSSFQFYQLLPQNKYAEVWAVDEAHPHMAPEGGESVADVANRLSAVLSSTETDFHSSEILIVSHGDPLQIFQAVLSGAKENTSFLDGVRDMKMKGTAVASVLSQHRKFALHTGEVRRVV, from the exons ATGGAGGATTCCAgcggcagctcgccgtcgcTGGCCATCCTACGGAATAGGTACTGGATTCTCCGCCACGGCCGCAGCGTCCCCAACGAGAGCGGCCTAATAGTCTCATCTCTG GAGAACGGCACGAAGCCGGAGTTCGGGCTGGCCCCGCAGGGATTCGAGCAGGCGCGCGCTGCCGGCGAGCTGCTCCAGAAG GAGCTTGAAGAGATGGGTGTGCCGGTGGATTCAGTCAAGATCCGTTACTCGCCCTTCTCACGAACCACCGAGACGGCCAGAGTGGTTGCCGGTGTGCTCGGCATCCCCTTTGAAGGTCCTAGCTGCGCAGTGAGTTTGGGTTATCCT GCGGTGATGGGACTCCGTGAGCGCTACTTTGGGCCATCATACGAATTACATTCACATGATAAG GAAATTTCCCAGCAACTTCCCCTTTCTCGGAGACATAGAAATCCTGCTGTGTGGGTCTTCATTACCTCATCCTTTCAGTTTTACCAGCTGCTGCCACAGAACAAG TATGCAGAGGTATGGGCAGTAGATGAAGCACATCCCCATATGGCTCCAGAAGGTGGCGAGAGTGTCGCAGATGTTGCTAATAGACTATCGGCTGTGCTGTCTTCTACAGAGACAGATTTTCATAG CTCAGAAATCCTTATTGTCAGCCATGGGGACCCACTACAAATCTTTCAGGCTGTACTCAGTGGAGCAAAGGAGAACACATCTTTCCTTGATGGCGTGAGAGACATGAAAATGAAAGGCACGGCTGTGGCATCTGTGCTATCACAGCATCGTAAGTTTGCACTTCACACAGGAGAGGTGCGCCGGGTTGTGTAA
- the LOC112901008 gene encoding uncharacterized protein LOC112901008 isoform X3: MHPPSQQGRAVFVPQIPRSKSYQFQPKVSTVAILGCCRQENGTKPEFGLAPQGFEQARAAGELLQKELEEMGVPVDSVKIRYSPFSRTTETARVVAGVLGIPFEGPSCAVSLGYPAVMGLRERYFGPSYELHSHDKQLPLSRRHRNPAVWVFITSSFQFYQLLPQNKYAEVWAVDEAHPHMAPEGGESVADVANRLSAVLSSTETDFHSSEILIVSHGDPLQIFQAVLSGAKENTSFLDGVRDMKMKGTAVASVLSQHRKFALHTGEVRRVV, encoded by the exons ATGCATCCTCCATCCCAGCAGGGCAGAGCCGTGTTCGTTCCTCAAATTCCCCGCTCCAAAAGTTACCAGTTCCAGCCCAAAGTTTCAACTGTTGCCATCTTGGGCTGCTGCCGCCAGGAGAACGGCACGAAGCCGGAGTTCGGGCTGGCCCCGCAGGGATTCGAGCAGGCGCGCGCTGCCGGCGAGCTGCTCCAGAAG GAGCTTGAAGAGATGGGTGTGCCGGTGGATTCAGTCAAGATCCGTTACTCGCCCTTCTCACGAACCACCGAGACGGCCAGAGTGGTTGCCGGTGTGCTCGGCATCCCCTTTGAAGGTCCTAGCTGCGCAGTGAGTTTGGGTTATCCT GCGGTGATGGGACTCCGTGAGCGCTACTTTGGGCCATCATACGAATTACATTCACATGATAAG CAACTTCCCCTTTCTCGGAGACATAGAAATCCTGCTGTGTGGGTCTTCATTACCTCATCCTTTCAGTTTTACCAGCTGCTGCCACAGAACAAG TATGCAGAGGTATGGGCAGTAGATGAAGCACATCCCCATATGGCTCCAGAAGGTGGCGAGAGTGTCGCAGATGTTGCTAATAGACTATCGGCTGTGCTGTCTTCTACAGAGACAGATTTTCATAG CTCAGAAATCCTTATTGTCAGCCATGGGGACCCACTACAAATCTTTCAGGCTGTACTCAGTGGAGCAAAGGAGAACACATCTTTCCTTGATGGCGTGAGAGACATGAAAATGAAAGGCACGGCTGTGGCATCTGTGCTATCACAGCATCGTAAGTTTGCACTTCACACAGGAGAGGTGCGCCGGGTTGTGTAA
- the LOC112901008 gene encoding uncharacterized protein LOC112901008 isoform X5: MEDSSGSSPSLAILRNRYWILRHGRSVPNESGLIVSSLENGTKPEFGLAPQGFEQARAAGELLQKELEEMGVPVDSVKIRYSPFSRTTETARVVAGVLGIPFEGPSCAAVMGLRERYFGPSYELHSHDKEISQQLPLSRRHRNPAVWVFITSSFQFYQLLPQNKYAEVWAVDEAHPHMAPEGGESVADVANRLSAVLSSTETDFHSSEILIVSHGDPLQIFQAVLSGAKENTSFLDGVRDMKMKGTAVASVLSQHRKFALHTGEVRRVV, from the exons ATGGAGGATTCCAgcggcagctcgccgtcgcTGGCCATCCTACGGAATAGGTACTGGATTCTCCGCCACGGCCGCAGCGTCCCCAACGAGAGCGGCCTAATAGTCTCATCTCTG GAGAACGGCACGAAGCCGGAGTTCGGGCTGGCCCCGCAGGGATTCGAGCAGGCGCGCGCTGCCGGCGAGCTGCTCCAGAAG GAGCTTGAAGAGATGGGTGTGCCGGTGGATTCAGTCAAGATCCGTTACTCGCCCTTCTCACGAACCACCGAGACGGCCAGAGTGGTTGCCGGTGTGCTCGGCATCCCCTTTGAAGGTCCTAGCTGCGCA GCGGTGATGGGACTCCGTGAGCGCTACTTTGGGCCATCATACGAATTACATTCACATGATAAG GAAATTTCCCAGCAACTTCCCCTTTCTCGGAGACATAGAAATCCTGCTGTGTGGGTCTTCATTACCTCATCCTTTCAGTTTTACCAGCTGCTGCCACAGAACAAG TATGCAGAGGTATGGGCAGTAGATGAAGCACATCCCCATATGGCTCCAGAAGGTGGCGAGAGTGTCGCAGATGTTGCTAATAGACTATCGGCTGTGCTGTCTTCTACAGAGACAGATTTTCATAG CTCAGAAATCCTTATTGTCAGCCATGGGGACCCACTACAAATCTTTCAGGCTGTACTCAGTGGAGCAAAGGAGAACACATCTTTCCTTGATGGCGTGAGAGACATGAAAATGAAAGGCACGGCTGTGGCATCTGTGCTATCACAGCATCGTAAGTTTGCACTTCACACAGGAGAGGTGCGCCGGGTTGTGTAA
- the LOC112901008 gene encoding uncharacterized protein LOC112901008 isoform X9, whose product MEDSSGSSPSLAILRNRYWILRHGRSVPNESGLIVSSLENGTKPEFGLAPQGFEQARAAGELLQKELEEMGVPVDSVKIRYSPFSRTTETARVVAGVLGIPFEGPSCAAVMGLRERYFGPSYELHSHDKYAEVWAVDEAHPHMAPEGGESVADVANRLSAVLSSTETDFHSSEILIVSHGDPLQIFQAVLSGAKENTSFLDGVRDMKMKGTAVASVLSQHRKFALHTGEVRRVV is encoded by the exons ATGGAGGATTCCAgcggcagctcgccgtcgcTGGCCATCCTACGGAATAGGTACTGGATTCTCCGCCACGGCCGCAGCGTCCCCAACGAGAGCGGCCTAATAGTCTCATCTCTG GAGAACGGCACGAAGCCGGAGTTCGGGCTGGCCCCGCAGGGATTCGAGCAGGCGCGCGCTGCCGGCGAGCTGCTCCAGAAG GAGCTTGAAGAGATGGGTGTGCCGGTGGATTCAGTCAAGATCCGTTACTCGCCCTTCTCACGAACCACCGAGACGGCCAGAGTGGTTGCCGGTGTGCTCGGCATCCCCTTTGAAGGTCCTAGCTGCGCA GCGGTGATGGGACTCCGTGAGCGCTACTTTGGGCCATCATACGAATTACATTCACATGATAAG TATGCAGAGGTATGGGCAGTAGATGAAGCACATCCCCATATGGCTCCAGAAGGTGGCGAGAGTGTCGCAGATGTTGCTAATAGACTATCGGCTGTGCTGTCTTCTACAGAGACAGATTTTCATAG CTCAGAAATCCTTATTGTCAGCCATGGGGACCCACTACAAATCTTTCAGGCTGTACTCAGTGGAGCAAAGGAGAACACATCTTTCCTTGATGGCGTGAGAGACATGAAAATGAAAGGCACGGCTGTGGCATCTGTGCTATCACAGCATCGTAAGTTTGCACTTCACACAGGAGAGGTGCGCCGGGTTGTGTAA